In a genomic window of Rubrobacter calidifluminis:
- a CDS encoding beta-ketoacyl-ACP reductase translates to MGNLEGRVAVVTGAARGIGAAEAKRLAKDGAKVAVFDLSAEACQETVEEIEKLGSEAMAVACDVSRADQVEEAFEKVAERFGTVDILVNNAGVIRDNLSFKMSEEDWDTVLDIHLKGSFLCSKAAQKYMVEQEYGKIVMTSSVVALGNRGQANYSAAKAGLQGLTRTLALELGRFNINVNAVAPGWIETEMTRAAAERVGMTMEEMKERFARSIPLRRFGRVEDIANVVAFLVSDEASYISGETIYVAGGPSSSVV, encoded by the coding sequence GTGGGAAACCTGGAGGGTCGTGTTGCGGTCGTCACCGGTGCTGCGCGCGGGATAGGGGCGGCCGAGGCCAAGCGCCTTGCCAAAGATGGTGCGAAGGTGGCGGTCTTCGACCTTTCGGCCGAAGCGTGCCAGGAGACGGTGGAGGAGATCGAGAAGCTCGGCTCGGAGGCGATGGCGGTGGCGTGTGACGTATCGCGCGCAGATCAGGTCGAAGAAGCCTTCGAGAAGGTGGCCGAGAGGTTCGGGACGGTGGACATCCTGGTGAACAACGCAGGTGTGATCCGGGACAACCTCTCGTTCAAGATGAGCGAGGAGGACTGGGACACCGTGCTCGACATCCACCTCAAGGGCAGTTTTCTGTGCTCGAAGGCTGCGCAGAAGTACATGGTCGAGCAGGAGTACGGCAAGATCGTGATGACCTCATCGGTCGTGGCGCTCGGGAACCGGGGTCAGGCGAACTACTCGGCGGCGAAGGCCGGCCTGCAGGGCCTGACACGCACGCTGGCGCTGGAGCTGGGACGGTTCAACATCAACGTCAACGCGGTTGCGCCCGGCTGGATCGAGACAGAGATGACCCGGGCGGCGGCGGAGAGGGTCGGCATGACGATGGAGGAGATGAAGGAGCGCTTCGCGAGGAGCATACCGCTGCGCAGGTTCGGCCGGGTCGAGGACATAGCCAACGTGGTGGCCTTCCTGGTCTCCGACGAGGCCTCCTACATAAGCGGGGAGACGATCTACGTCGCGGGGGGGCCTTCGAGCTCTGTCGTCTGA
- a CDS encoding 3-oxoacyl-ACP reductase family protein, translating into MSELRGSVAVVTGAGRGLGRAIAEELASGGARVVVNYSRSRGPAEELVEKLKSEGMEAVAIQADVSEAGQAARLISESLEAFGGIDILVNNAGINIDKTMKKLSVEEWDRVVQVDLNSCYYTVKAALPHFIEKSSGKIINISSFVGQMGNFGQANYAAAKAGIIGFTKTAALELARYNITVNAVCPGFIETDMFAGVPENVVKEKILPRIPLGRVGKPEEVARAVRYLIVDGDYITGQTLNINGGIYM; encoded by the coding sequence GTGAGCGAGCTCAGGGGATCGGTAGCGGTAGTGACCGGGGCGGGGAGGGGGCTCGGCAGGGCGATAGCGGAGGAGCTGGCGTCCGGTGGGGCGAGGGTGGTGGTCAACTACTCGCGCAGTCGGGGACCTGCGGAGGAGCTGGTCGAGAAGCTGAAGTCGGAGGGGATGGAGGCGGTGGCCATCCAGGCCGACGTCTCGGAGGCCGGGCAGGCGGCGCGTCTCATCTCCGAGTCGCTCGAAGCCTTCGGCGGGATAGACATCCTGGTCAACAACGCGGGCATCAACATAGACAAGACGATGAAGAAGCTGAGCGTCGAGGAGTGGGACAGGGTCGTCCAGGTGGATCTCAACAGCTGCTACTACACGGTCAAGGCGGCGCTTCCTCACTTCATCGAGAAGTCTTCCGGCAAGATCATAAACATAAGCTCCTTCGTCGGGCAGATGGGCAACTTCGGGCAGGCGAACTACGCAGCCGCCAAGGCGGGCATCATCGGCTTCACCAAGACCGCGGCCCTCGAGCTCGCCCGCTACAACATCACCGTCAACGCCGTGTGCCCGGGCTTCATAGAGACCGACATGTTCGCCGGCGTCCCGGAGAACGTGGTGAAGGAGAAGATTCTCCCCCGCATACCCCTCGGCCGCGTCGGGAAACCCGAAGAGGTCGCCCGCGCCGTCCGATACCTCATCGTCGACGGAGACTACATAACCGGCCAGACCCTCAACATAAACGGCGGGATCTACATGTAG
- the phaQ gene encoding poly-beta-hydroxybutyrate-responsive repressor translates to MNEREERRGPDPRKAEARPRNWLVPVILLSLRDWNSYGYELMERAAKFGFEAMNPGTLYRTLRQMEKDGIVKSTWETSEGGPARRMYSITDAGRAYLDFWAKSLEQYQKTMDTFFRIYTGQPMRSEEEDEEEGRGGRER, encoded by the coding sequence ATGAACGAGCGAGAGGAGCGAAGAGGACCGGATCCGAGGAAGGCTGAGGCGAGGCCGCGCAACTGGCTGGTACCCGTGATCCTGCTTTCGCTGCGGGACTGGAACTCCTACGGGTACGAGCTTATGGAGCGGGCGGCGAAGTTCGGGTTCGAGGCGATGAACCCGGGCACCCTGTACCGGACGCTGAGGCAGATGGAGAAGGACGGGATCGTCAAGTCCACCTGGGAGACTTCGGAGGGGGGGCCGGCGCGGAGGATGTATTCGATCACGGACGCCGGCAGGGCCTATCTGGATTTCTGGGCGAAGTCTCTCGAGCAGTACCAGAAGACGATGGACACCTTCTTCAGGATATACACGGGCCAGCCGATGCGTTCCGAGGAGGAAGACGAAGAAGAGGGTCGCGGGGGTAGAGAACGTTGA